The region ATATCAGCAGCACGCCGGCCTTTTGGTTCAGCCGGGATGGCCTGACGGGAGACTATCTCTCCCGCATTCCGCTCGAAGGTTATGGCGCGACCTATTGTACCGTCCATCGCGGCGATCTCTCTGCCTTGCAGATGGACACCATGACTCCCGGCACCGTCCAGTTCAACAAGCGATTGACCCGCCTCGAAGACAATGGCTCGGATGTCTACCTCGAATTCCAGGACGGCACCTCGGCGCGCGCCTCGATCGTGATCGGTGCCGACGGCATCAACTCGCGCGTTCGCGAAACATTGCTGGGCGCCGAAAAGCCGAACTATAGCGGCTGGGTCGGTCATCGCGCGATGATCTCGGCGGAAAAGCTGAAAAAGTTCGACCTGACCTTCGAGGATTGCGTCAAGTGGTGGGGGCCGGATCGCCACATGATGGTCTACTACACCACCAGCCGCCGCGACGAATATTACTACGTGACCGGCGTCCCGCACCCCGCCTGGGAATTCGACGGCGCTTTCGTGCAGAGCAGCCGCGAAGAAATGTCGGAAGCCTTTGCCGGATACCATCCGGTCATCCAGGCGCTGATCGAAGCCACCGACGACGTCACCAAGTGGCCGCTGTTCAACCGTAACCCGCTACCGCTCTGGAGCCAGGGCCGCATGGTCCTGCTCGGCGATGCCTGCCACCCGATGAAGCCGCATATGGCTCAGGGTGCCGCCATGGCGATCGAGGATGCGGCCATGCTGGCGCGATGCCTGGAGGAAACCGGATCGCAGGATTACGCGACCGCCTTCCGCCTCTATGAGGCCAGCCGACGCGATCGCGCGACGCAGGTTCAGACCGTGTCCAACGCCAATACGTTCCTGCAGACGCAGGAAGATCCTTCATGGGTCTACGGCTACGACGTCTATGCCGAGGCTATCCTCGACAAGAGCGTCGCATGAGCGCGGCCCTTCTCTACGGCGCGAATGTCTCTGCCAACGGCATTCGCCAGCATTACCTCCGCTATGGCGGCAAGGGTCGGCCGGTCATCCTCATTCCCGGCATCACCAGCCCGGCGATCACCTGGGGCTTCGTTGCCGAACGCCTTGCCGAACGCCATGACGTCTACGTTCTCGATGTCCGGGGACGCGGCCTGTCCTCGACCGGTCCGGATCTCGACTACGGTCTCGATGCCATGGCCGCCGACGTCATCGGCTTTGCCCAGGCGCTCGGTGCTGGCGCTCCTGCACTGCTTGGCCATTCGATGGGTGCGCGCATCGCCATGCGGGCGGCAAATACCGGCGGCGAGTTCTCCCGCCTCGCCCTTATCGATCCCCCCGTCTCCGGGCCGGGCCGCCGGCCTTATCCGAGCAAGCTGCCCTGGTATGTCGATAGCATTCGCCTCGCGCTGGCAGGCATCGATGCCGAGGGCATGAAGGCGTTTTGCCCGACATGGACGGAAAGCCAGCTGCAGTTGCGTGCTGAATGGCTGCACACCTGCTTCGAGCCTGCCATCGTCACCGCCTTCGAGGACTTCCACAAGGACGACATCTTCCCGGATTTCGCCACGCTGAAGCAGCCGTCGATGCTGATGGTCGCGGGACGTGGCGGCGTGATTGCGCCGGAAGATGAAGCGGAAATCCGTGGGCTCAACCCCGCTATCGAGATCAGCCGTGTCCCGAATGCCGGCCACATGATCCCTTGGGACGATCTCGACGGCTTCTTCGATGCGCTTGGAGATTTCCTCTCCCGATAAACGCCAATGGCGGGTCTTTGGCCCGCCATTTTTATTGCCGCAGCGAGAGCGCCCAATGTGCGCCCGCTCACTCATCAAAGGAGCCGTCCGTGCAGAAACCCTATCGTATCGGCCAGATCGTGCCGAGTTCCAACACAACGATGGAGACGGAAATTCCGGCGATGCTGATGGCTCGCCAGTTGATCCGCCCGGAGCGCTTCACCTTCCATTCCAGCCGCATGCGCATGAAGAAGGTGGTCAAGGAAGAACTGGCCGCCATGGACGCCGAATCCGATCGGTGCGCCATCGAACTGTCCGATGCCCGCGTCGACGTGCTGGGATATGCCTGCCTCGTCGCCATCATGGCGATGGGCCTCGGCTACCATCGCCAGTCGGAAAAGCGCCTGACCGGCCGCACGCAGGAAAACGACACGAACATCCCGGTCGTCACCAGCGCCGGCGCGCTGATCGAGGGCCTGAAGGTGATGAAGGCGAAGAAGATCGCCGTCGTCGCGCCCTATATGAAGCCGCTGACCGAACTCGTTGTGAACTATATTCGCGAGGAAGGCTTCGAAGTGATGGATTGGCGGGCGCTTGAAATTCCCGACAATCTGGATGTTGCCCGCCACGATCCGGAAAACTTGCCGGCCATCGTCCAGACGCTCGATCTTTCCGATGTCGATGTCATCGTGCTTTCGGCCTGCGTGCAGATGCCGTCGCTGCCCGTCATCGCCAAGGTCGAGGCCATGACCGGCAAACCTGTGCTCACCGCTGCCGTGGCTACCACCTATTGCATGCTGAAATCACTGGGACTGGAAGCCGTCGTGCCGGGTGCCGGCGCGCTCCTGTCCGGCGCTTATTGAACCTGAAGTTTTTGTCGTTTCCGGCCGCATTGCGGCGGAGGGAAACAAGGAGTGCCCGATGCAGAGTGCTGAAACCAACTATCAGGGCGTTTGGGGCAACCGCATCGGTTTCGGCCAGCGGCCGGCTCTTCTGGTGATCGACTTCCTCAAGGCTTACACGGTGGAAGGCGCGCCGCTCTATGCGCCGGGTGTCGTCGATGCCGTCGCACAAACACCGGCACTTCTGGCTGCGGCGCGCACCGCAGGCATTCCCCTCATCCACACCCGCATTCTCTATCTCGCCGAGAACTGCGCCGATGGCGGCATGTGGGTGAAGAAGGCTCCGGTCATGAAGGCCATGGTCGAGGGCAACGTGCTGGCCGAATTCTGCGATGGCGTCGAGCCGGAAAAGGGCGAGCTGGTCATCGTCAAGCAATATGCCAGCGCCTTTTTCGGCACCAGCCTCGCCTCTCTACTTCACACGCAAGGTATCGATACCGTCGTTCTTGCCGGATGCTCGACAAGCGGCTGCATTCGCGCAAGTGCGGTGGATGCCGTCCAGCACGGGTTCCGGACCATCGTCGTGCGCGATTGCGTCGGCGACCGGCACCCCGATCCGCACAATGCCAACCTCTTCGATATCGACAGCAAGTATGGCGATGTCGTTTCGAGGGAGGATGCCATTGCCGAAATCGCCAAGATCAAGTCCGACTGTCCGTAACTTTGCAAAAACAGCCAAGCCTTCACGTAAGATAGGGGAACGAGCATGGATCAATTCAGCTTCACCGAAATCTGCCTGCATCAGTTGAAGATGTCGGGCGTCCACGAGGGCGAAAAACTCATCGTCCTGACCCAGGGCAACGAGCGCCTCGATTATGCCGACGCCTTCATGGCGGCGGGCATGCGTCTTGGGGCCAAGATGTATCACATGCGTTTACCGCCGGTGCCACCGGCGGGTGCATGGGCCGTCGGCCAGACAGGCCTAGCGGCCATGCCTGACGCGGTCGAGGCCCTGAAGGCCGCCGACATGCTGATCGATTGCATCTTCCTGCTCTTCAGCCCGGAACAGATGGCGATCCAGGCGGCCGGAACGCGCATCCTGACCGCCGTCGAACCGCCGGAAATTCTTGCCCGCATGTTGCCGACAAAGGAACTGCGCGAGCGCGTCGAATTTGCAGGAGACCTGCTGTCCAAGGCGAAGGTGATGCGGATCACCTCGGACCATGGCACGGATGTCACCTACAAGCTCAACACCTATCCGGCCGTCACGGAATATGCGTGCACGGACGAACCGGGCCGCTGGGATCATTGGCCATCCGGCTTTGTCTTCACCGGTGGTGACGATGACGGCGTCGACGGTACGATCGTCGTTGCTCCGGGCGATATTCTGCTGCCGCAGAACATCTACGTGCGCGATCCGATCTACTACACCATTGAAAACGGTTGGATCACCGACATTCGCGGTGGCCTCGACGCCGAGCTAGTCAAATCCTACATGGACGGTTTCAACGATCCGCGTGGCATGGGCATGAGCCATGTCGGCTGGGGTCTTAATCAAAACGCCAAGTGGCATCGCATGGTGCCCGGCGAATTTCCGGGCGGCATGGGCATGGAGGCCCGCTCGTTCTACGGCAATGTCATGTTCTCGACCGGCCCGAACAATGAATTGGGCGGCCCGAACGACACGGCCTGCCATCTCGATATCCCGATGCGCAATTGCTCGCTCTTTCTCGACGATGAGCCGATGGTCCTGAACGGCGATATCGCCGTCAAGGAAATGAAGCACACCGTCAAATCGTAATCGCAACCAACCTTCTTGGCGTGAAAACACGCCAAGCAGCCCGAGCCTCGTATGCCTTGACCGGTGAAACATGCTGTGGTGTTTCCTGCATGGACGCACTAGACGCCGCAACCGATGGACCCGCTAACATGACTGTCAAAGACATCGAACGCCCACGTGAAGCCGCGGTGTCTGAAACCGCCTATGATGTTACCGAGCAGGTGGGTCACTTGCTGCGCAAAGCCTATCAGCGGCATCTCTCGATCTTCCAGGCCAACGCCAGTGACCCAGACCTGACATCCGTCCAGTTCGTCACGCTCTGCGCGCTACACGATCTCGGACCGAGCTCTCAGGTCGAATTGGTGAAGGCCACGTCGGTCGATCAGGCGACCATCCGCGGGATCGTCGAGCGTCTGAAAGCACGTGGATTGATCGATCTGTCCAAAGACAAAGCCGACGCCCGCAAGGTTGTGATTTCTCTCCTGCCGAAGGGTGAGGCGCTGCTTCAGGACATGTATCCTCGCGCCTATCTCATCAGCGAGAAAACCATCTCTCCCCTCAATCCGGCCGAGAGAATTGCGCTGCTGTATCTTCTTCGCAAAATCGCGGACGATGAGGTTGGAGAGCGGTGACGAGATTGGCGCCCTGCCATGATGGCGTGTCGTGGAATATCGACCTCATGACCGGCATCGTCGTGGTTGACCTTCTTCGCAACTTTGATCTGGGGTACGGCGGCGGCCTTCAGTCACTGGGCTGCGCACGCGCCGCATCCCGGCCGATTTCGCCGTGATCAGAGGGATAAACAGCGCGGAATGAAGTCTTCCAAATGTAGTTAAGAATTTTCTAACATGAATTGCATGTCGCTCAGCTCCGCCGGGGAACAAGCGGAGGCGGGCGGCGTTCACCCGGCACACAAGGAGATTGCGATGGCTCGATATCTCGGCTCTGCCCATGGACGCCCGCTACCACCTACGCCCGATATTGCAACGCGCATCCGCACCAACCCGCGCGTCAAGGCGATCCTCTGGTCTATTATCATCTGCATGACGGTGCTGGTCGTCATAGCCCTGTTCTCATCCCATGTGCTCTGAGCACCATTCGCATCGCAGTGGCGTCGCGAGTGGCGACCGTTATCGGGTCGAGCCCGATGGCGGCTCTTGGACAGTTATGGACACCCTGACAGGACTTCCGGCCGCCACGAACGGCAAGGATCTGGTGCAACTTCGAAAGCGGGACGCAGATGAAATCGCCGAGGAGCTGAACGGTTGCGAGCGTCGCGGGACTGCCAGTCCCTTGCTCTAAGAGACCGCGATCAGATTGCCGCGAGCTATTGTTGTCGGTCGAGCACATTTCGTCGTACCGTCAACCTACTCATTTTCAGCATTGGTGCCACGATCCCGTCATGGATGCCAAGCGCCCACCGAATGATGAAGACTGCCGTGAGTGCCAATAATGCCCAATTCGATCTCGCGCCGCTCTTCGGAGCGGGATGATGCTGGCCTTGGTAGTAGGTGTCTCTTAGTGATCTGCCCATCCCTTTGACCACGGGGGCGAGTCCGGTGTCCACAAATCAGGGGGGTGGGGTTTTAAAGTGTGGAATCGAGAAGCTTTGGTTAGCGCGTTGGTCAGTAAATCGACAACATTGTCGCGGGGCGAGAAGTGCCCCTGTTCACGTCGCCAACGCCTGCTGCCTCCGCCGCAGCCTGGGCCATAGGATCAACCAGCTCACCAAAGCAAGGTTGACGCAGTTCCAAAGGAAGCCATGCAGGAAAGCCAGGCGGTAAGAGCCGGTGGCGTCGAAAATATAACCAGCGGCCAAGCCCCCACAAGCCATGCCAAGTACGGTCGCCATTAACACCAGGCTGATGCGGATACCCGCCTCACGTGGCGGCAGATATTTCCGAATGATCACGGCATACATCGGAACTATACCACCCTGAAATAGCCCGAACAGGCCGGAGATCACATAGAGCGACGACTTGCTGTTGAAATACAGATATAGCAGCAGCGCTGCCGCCTGCATCGAGGAACCGAGGATCAACATCGGCCCTGCACCGATCCGATCGGCGACCGCCCCGGACGCCAAGCGGCTGACGACACCCAGTCCAAGCATCAAGGCGATGATCTGCGTGCCCACCGCCACACCGT is a window of Rhizobium leguminosarum bv. trifolii WSM1325 DNA encoding:
- a CDS encoding transcriptional regulator, MarR family (PFAM: regulatory protein MarR~SMART: regulatory protein MarR~KEGG: transcriptional regulator protein), producing MTVKDIERPREAAVSETAYDVTEQVGHLLRKAYQRHLSIFQANASDPDLTSVQFVTLCALHDLGPSSQVELVKATSVDQATIRGIVERLKARGLIDLSKDKADARKVVISLLPKGEALLQDMYPRAYLISEKTISPLNPAERIALLYLLRKIADDEVGER
- a CDS encoding monooxygenase FAD-binding (PFAM: monooxygenase FAD-binding~KEGG: spe:Spro_2311 monooxygenase FAD-binding) produces the protein MSTGNEKIAIIGAGLGGAAAGALLQHAGFNVQIFEQAPSFSRLGAGIHMGPNVLKIFQRIGMDQKLIDISSTPAFWFSRDGLTGDYLSRIPLEGYGATYCTVHRGDLSALQMDTMTPGTVQFNKRLTRLEDNGSDVYLEFQDGTSARASIVIGADGINSRVRETLLGAEKPNYSGWVGHRAMISAEKLKKFDLTFEDCVKWWGPDRHMMVYYTTSRRDEYYYVTGVPHPAWEFDGAFVQSSREEMSEAFAGYHPVIQALIEATDDVTKWPLFNRNPLPLWSQGRMVLLGDACHPMKPHMAQGAAMAIEDAAMLARCLEETGSQDYATAFRLYEASRRDRATQVQTVSNANTFLQTQEDPSWVYGYDVYAEAILDKSVA
- a CDS encoding N-carbamoylsarcosine amidase (PFAM: isochorismatase hydrolase~KEGG: ppf:Pput_1896 isochorismatase hydrolase); amino-acid sequence: MQSAETNYQGVWGNRIGFGQRPALLVIDFLKAYTVEGAPLYAPGVVDAVAQTPALLAAARTAGIPLIHTRILYLAENCADGGMWVKKAPVMKAMVEGNVLAEFCDGVEPEKGELVIVKQYASAFFGTSLASLLHTQGIDTVVLAGCSTSGCIRASAVDAVQHGFRTIVVRDCVGDRHPDPHNANLFDIDSKYGDVVSREDAIAEIAKIKSDCP
- a CDS encoding alpha/beta hydrolase fold protein (PFAM: alpha/beta hydrolase fold~KEGG: ppw:PputW619_2141 alpha/beta hydrolase fold), with amino-acid sequence MSAALLYGANVSANGIRQHYLRYGGKGRPVILIPGITSPAITWGFVAERLAERHDVYVLDVRGRGLSSTGPDLDYGLDAMAADVIGFAQALGAGAPALLGHSMGARIAMRAANTGGEFSRLALIDPPVSGPGRRPYPSKLPWYVDSIRLALAGIDAEGMKAFCPTWTESQLQLRAEWLHTCFEPAIVTAFEDFHKDDIFPDFATLKQPSMLMVAGRGGVIAPEDEAEIRGLNPAIEISRVPNAGHMIPWDDLDGFFDALGDFLSR
- a CDS encoding Asp/Glu/hydantoin racemase (PFAM: Asp/Glu/hydantoin racemase~KEGG: ppg:PputGB1_3577 Asp/Glu/hydantoin racemase) — encoded protein: MQKPYRIGQIVPSSNTTMETEIPAMLMARQLIRPERFTFHSSRMRMKKVVKEELAAMDAESDRCAIELSDARVDVLGYACLVAIMAMGLGYHRQSEKRLTGRTQENDTNIPVVTSAGALIEGLKVMKAKKIAVVAPYMKPLTELVVNYIREEGFEVMDWRALEIPDNLDVARHDPENLPAIVQTLDLSDVDVIVLSACVQMPSLPVIAKVEAMTGKPVLTAAVATTYCMLKSLGLEAVVPGAGALLSGAY
- a CDS encoding conserved hypothetical protein (KEGG: ppf:Pput_1892 hypothetical protein); the protein is MDQFSFTEICLHQLKMSGVHEGEKLIVLTQGNERLDYADAFMAAGMRLGAKMYHMRLPPVPPAGAWAVGQTGLAAMPDAVEALKAADMLIDCIFLLFSPEQMAIQAAGTRILTAVEPPEILARMLPTKELRERVEFAGDLLSKAKVMRITSDHGTDVTYKLNTYPAVTEYACTDEPGRWDHWPSGFVFTGGDDDGVDGTIVVAPGDILLPQNIYVRDPIYYTIENGWITDIRGGLDAELVKSYMDGFNDPRGMGMSHVGWGLNQNAKWHRMVPGEFPGGMGMEARSFYGNVMFSTGPNNELGGPNDTACHLDIPMRNCSLFLDDEPMVLNGDIAVKEMKHTVKS